A part of Sus scrofa isolate TJ Tabasco breed Duroc chromosome 15, Sscrofa11.1, whole genome shotgun sequence genomic DNA contains:
- the DCTN6 gene encoding dynactin subunit 6 has product MAEKTQKSVKIAPGAVVCVESEIRGDVTIGPRTVIHPKARIIAEAGPIVIGEGNLIEEQALIINAHPDNITPDAEDSEPKPMIIGTNNVFEVGCYSQAMKMGDNNVIESKAYVGRNVILTSGCIIGACCNLNTFEVIPENTVIYGADCLRRVQTERPQPQTLQLDFLMKILPNYHHLKKTMKGSSTPVKN; this is encoded by the exons TGTGAAGATTGCACCTGGAGCAGTTGTATGTGTAGAGAGTGAAATCAGGGGTGATGTAACTATAG GACCCAGGACAGTGATCCACCCTAAAGCACGAATCATTGCAGAAGCCGGGCCAATAGTGATCGGCGAAGGTAACCTGATAGAAGAACAGGCGCTTATCATAAATGC TCACCCTGATAATATCACTCCTGATGCAGAAGATTCAGAACCAAAACCCATGATCATTGGCACTAATAATGTATTTGAAGTTGGCTGTT ATTCCCAAGCCATGAAAATGGGAGATAATAATGTTATTGAATCAAAAG CGTATGTAGGCAGAAACGTAATACTGACAAGTGGCTGCATCATTGGGGCTTGTTGCAACCTGAACACGTTTGAAGTCATTCCTGAGAACACAGTGATCTATGGTGCAGACTGCCTGCGTCGGGTGCAGACTGAGCGGCCACAG CCCCAGACACTACAGTTGGATTTCCTGATGAAAATCTTGCCAAACTATCATCACCTAAAGAAGACTATGAAAGGAAGTTCAACTCCAGTTAAGAACTAA